The following are from one region of the Salmo trutta chromosome 20, fSalTru1.1, whole genome shotgun sequence genome:
- the LOC115155670 gene encoding interleukin-1 receptor type 2-like isoform X1: protein MNPSMDWSQRLQLLFLSHLCLTGSSKAAGELCVDNGRETEQVFSVSGDAAMLTSTLVDLNGFNYRSIPYNISWYDPRTGTELSREKGKTLVRGKTLWIFNITMEDAGDYECVVRLPTECYKKVALLIVNHTNPEECGRPEKAQQVLTNTATSFLNCPLSDHIREVDNYSIQWYKDCEPIVKDDPLWNRFSYVSHNAMELLQVEVVTLEDHAFYTCTMTFTLEGLSGRISETINSLVNVEYCLEPKVVEPANEIIKADLGSSFSKMCRVFVPSVGNKHCANLNWIVRENSISKIVSERIFQESQRGNLSEEKEGVWLERSLKFLMVEEEDFYINYTCKVSSDRGSPSASFTLQPTDPNYLFPIGVLLITLVLVFTVSIVVYHHFKINIMLSLRRMFPLLHTNTDSDGKLYDAYVAYPRVQKDEVPREDQPVELVMGLMGFGEDSDRHKEEIC from the exons ATGAATCCAT CTATGGATTGGAGTCAGAGGTTGCAGCTCTTGTTCTTGTcacacctctgtctcactggcagCTCCAAGGCAGCAGGAG AGCTCTGTGTGGACAACGGACGAGAGACTGAGCAGGTCTTTTCAGTTTCCGGTGATGCTGCCATGTTGACATCCACCCTGGTGGACCTCAATGGGTTCAACTACCGCAGCATCCCCTATAACATCTCATGGTATGACCCAAGGACTGGGACAGAGCTGTCCAGGGAGAAAGGAAAGACTCTGGTGCGGGGGAAGACACTCTGGATTTTTAACATCACGATGGAGGATGCTGGAGACTATGAGTGTGTTGTGAG ACTACCCACCGAGTGCTACAAGAAGGTGGCCTTACTGATTGTGAACCACACCAACCCAGAAGAATGCGGTCGACCAGAAAAGGCCCAGCAGGTCCTGACCAACACAGCCACATCTTTCCTGAACTGCCCATTGAGTGACCATATCAGGGAAGTGGACAATTACTCCATCCAGTGGTACAAG GACTGTGAACCCATTGTGAAAGATGATCCCTTGTGGAACAGGTTTAGCTATGTCAGTCACAATGCTATGGAGTTACTCCAAGTAGAAGTGGTCACCCTTGAGGACCATGCGTTCTACACCTGCACCATGACCTTTACCTTGGAAGGGCTCAGCGGCAGGATCTCAGAGACCATCAACAGTTTGGTGAACG TGGAGTATTGCCTGGAGCCCAAAGTGGTTGAACCTGCCAATGAGATCATCAAAGCAGATTTGG GTTCTTCCTTCAGTAAGATGTGTCGGGTGTTTGTCCCGAGTGTGGGGAATAAACATTGTGCAAATTTGAATTGGATAGTGCGAGAGAACTCAATTTCTAAAATTGTTTCAGAGCGGATCTTTCAGGAATCACAAAG GGGGAACTTGTCTGAAGAGAAGGAGGGTGTATGGTTGGAGCGTAGTTTGAAGTTCTTGATGGTGGAAGAGGAAGACTTTTACATCAATTACACGTGTAAGGTTTCCAGCGACAGAGGCAGTCCTTCAGCCTCCTTCACACTACAGCCTACAG ATCCAAACTATCTGTTCCCTATTGGGGTACTACTGATCACTCTGGTATTGGTGTTTACTGTTAGTATTGTTGTTTACCATCACTTCAAGATCAACATCATGCTGTCGCTAAGGAGGATGTTCCCGCTTCTCCACACAAACACAG ACTCTGATGGGAAGCTGTATGATGCGTACGTGGCGTACCCCCGTGTGCAGAAAGACGAGGTGCCCAGAGAAGACCAGCCTGTTGAACTTGTGATGGGATTGATGGGCTTTGGAGAGGACAGTGATAGACATAAGGAGGAAATATGTTGA
- the LOC115155670 gene encoding interleukin-1 receptor type 1-like isoform X2 yields MNPSMDWSQRLQLLFLSHLCLTGSSKAAGELCVDNGRETEQVFSVSGDAAMLTSTLVDLNGFNYRSIPYNISWYDPRTGTELSREKGKTLVRGKTLWIFNITMEDAGDYECVVRLPTECYKKVALLIVNHTNPEECGRPEKAQQVLTNTATSFLNCPLSDHIREVDNYSIQWYKDCEPIVKDDPLWNRFSYVSHNAMELLQVEVVTLEDHAFYTCTMTFTLEGLSGRISETINSLVNVEYCLEPKVVEPANEIIKADLGSSFSKMCRVFVPSVGNKHCANLNWIVRENSISKIVSERIFQESQRGNLSEEKEGVWLERSLKFLMVEEEDFYINYTYPNYLFPIGVLLITLVLVFTVSIVVYHHFKINIMLSLRRMFPLLHTNTDSDGKLYDAYVAYPRVQKDEVPREDQPVELVMGLMGFGEDSDRHKEEIC; encoded by the exons ATGAATCCAT CTATGGATTGGAGTCAGAGGTTGCAGCTCTTGTTCTTGTcacacctctgtctcactggcagCTCCAAGGCAGCAGGAG AGCTCTGTGTGGACAACGGACGAGAGACTGAGCAGGTCTTTTCAGTTTCCGGTGATGCTGCCATGTTGACATCCACCCTGGTGGACCTCAATGGGTTCAACTACCGCAGCATCCCCTATAACATCTCATGGTATGACCCAAGGACTGGGACAGAGCTGTCCAGGGAGAAAGGAAAGACTCTGGTGCGGGGGAAGACACTCTGGATTTTTAACATCACGATGGAGGATGCTGGAGACTATGAGTGTGTTGTGAG ACTACCCACCGAGTGCTACAAGAAGGTGGCCTTACTGATTGTGAACCACACCAACCCAGAAGAATGCGGTCGACCAGAAAAGGCCCAGCAGGTCCTGACCAACACAGCCACATCTTTCCTGAACTGCCCATTGAGTGACCATATCAGGGAAGTGGACAATTACTCCATCCAGTGGTACAAG GACTGTGAACCCATTGTGAAAGATGATCCCTTGTGGAACAGGTTTAGCTATGTCAGTCACAATGCTATGGAGTTACTCCAAGTAGAAGTGGTCACCCTTGAGGACCATGCGTTCTACACCTGCACCATGACCTTTACCTTGGAAGGGCTCAGCGGCAGGATCTCAGAGACCATCAACAGTTTGGTGAACG TGGAGTATTGCCTGGAGCCCAAAGTGGTTGAACCTGCCAATGAGATCATCAAAGCAGATTTGG GTTCTTCCTTCAGTAAGATGTGTCGGGTGTTTGTCCCGAGTGTGGGGAATAAACATTGTGCAAATTTGAATTGGATAGTGCGAGAGAACTCAATTTCTAAAATTGTTTCAGAGCGGATCTTTCAGGAATCACAAAG GGGGAACTTGTCTGAAGAGAAGGAGGGTGTATGGTTGGAGCGTAGTTTGAAGTTCTTGATGGTGGAAGAGGAAGACTTTTACATCAATTACACGT ATCCAAACTATCTGTTCCCTATTGGGGTACTACTGATCACTCTGGTATTGGTGTTTACTGTTAGTATTGTTGTTTACCATCACTTCAAGATCAACATCATGCTGTCGCTAAGGAGGATGTTCCCGCTTCTCCACACAAACACAG ACTCTGATGGGAAGCTGTATGATGCGTACGTGGCGTACCCCCGTGTGCAGAAAGACGAGGTGCCCAGAGAAGACCAGCCTGTTGAACTTGTGATGGGATTGATGGGCTTTGGAGAGGACAGTGATAGACATAAGGAGGAAATATGTTGA